From the Rhinoderma darwinii isolate aRhiDar2 chromosome 12, aRhiDar2.hap1, whole genome shotgun sequence genome, one window contains:
- the PRPF39 gene encoding pre-mRNA-processing factor 39 codes for MQDPQPDPSPVTPDPQEKAEAPVEDSQSNKDNKDILEVTAMEQSPEQDATSEVEEAAEPPEKVEPEPEPPLPPEFDKYWKAVEANPEEFTTWTYLLHYIEQENHIYASRRVFDMFLARYPYCYGYWKKYADLEKRSNYVMEADEVYRRGIQAITLSVDLWIHYLQFLKETLDPADPETANTLRGTFEHSIMSAGLDFRSDKLWEMYINYETEQENLSGVTCIYSRLVGIPTQHYAHHFQRFKEHIQGHLPKEFLTDEKFIELRKELALVNHHSGSKMDYPSGLEDLADPAQRTTEVENMRHRIIEVHQEIFNVNENEVHKRWSFEEGIKRPYFHVKPLEKMQINNWKEYLDFEIENGSHERVVILFERCVIACACYEEFWIKYAKYMEHHSPEGARHVYNRACNIHLLKKPLAHLLWAGFEEQQGNVDEAKRILKTLEESVEGLAMVRLRRVNLERRHGNIKEAEGLLSEAMKNAKTAHEFSFYAIKLARLYFKIQKNLVNARKVLNDALQRDKENTRLYLNLIDLEFSGDVKQNESNILALFDKVVKSSMPLTTRITFSQRKVEFLEDFSSDINKLLTTYDEHQRLLREQEILKRKAENGLEQPDAKRLHSEDNVVMTAAPMAATTTAAVQPAYNYANWYQHYNYQNTWNYGQYYHPPST; via the exons ATGCAGGACCCACAGCCAGATCCCAGTCCTGTGACACCTGATCCGCAGGAGAAAGCCGAGGCCCCTGTAGAGGATTCACAGTCTAATAAAGACAATAAAGATATTCTAGAAGTGACTGCAATGGAGCAATCTCCAGAACAAGATGCTACCAGTGAAGTGGAGGAAGCTGCTGAGCCCCCTGAGAAAGTAGAACCTGAACCTGAGCCGCCTCTTCCTCCAGAATTTGACAAGTATTGGAAGGCCGTGGAAGCAAATCCTGAAGAGTTCACCACATGGACGTACCTGCTGCATTATATTGAACAAGAG AATCACATATACGCTTCCCGGAGAGTGTTCGATATGTTCCTCGCTCGTTATCCGTATTGCTATGGTTACTGGAAGAAGTATGCGGACCTGGAAAAGCGGAGCAATTATGTCATGGAGGCTGATGAG GTTTATCGTAGAGGCATTCAGGCTATTACCTTAAGTGTTGATCTTTGGATACATTATCTTCAGTTTTTGAAAGAAACTCTAGATCCCGCTGACCCAGAGACCGCTAACACTTTGAGAGG gacattCGAGCACTCAATCATGTCAGCAGGTCTAGACTTTCGATCTGataagttatgggaaatgtatatTAACTATGAAACTGAACAGGAAAATCTAAGTGGAGTCACATGTATTTACAGTCGCCTTGTGGGAATTCCAACCCAGCACTATGCTCACCACTTTCAAAG GTTTAAAGAACACATTCAAGGTCATCTACCAAAAGAGTTTTTAACTGATGAAAAATTCATAGAGCTGCGGAAAGAGTTGGCTTTAGTAAATCATCATAGTGGATCAAAAATGGACTATCCCTCCGGCCTAGAGGACTTGGCCGATCCAGCACAG CGTACAACAGAAGTGGAGAACATGAGACACCGAATTATTGAAGTTCATCAAGAAATCTTCAACGTCAATGAAAACGAAGTCCATAAAAGGTGGTCCTTTGAGGAGGGA ATTAAGAGACCCTACTTTCACGTGAAACCTTTGGAGAAAATGCAGATTAATAACTGGAAGGAGTATTTGGACTTTGAAATTGAGAATGGGTCCCACGAGCGTGTTGTCATCCTCTTTGAGAGATGTGTCATAGCCTGCGCTTGCTATGAGGAGTTCTGGATAAAG TATGCCAAGTATATGGAGCATCACAGCCCCGAAGGAGCAAGACATGTCTACAACAGAGCCTGTAATATCCATCTGCTGAAGAAGCCTTTAGCTCATTTATTATGGGCTGGATTTGAGGAACAACAGG GTAACGTTGATGAAGCAAAACGCATATTAAAAACGCTGGAGGAGTCTGTCGAAGGTCTCGCAATGGTTCGACTGAGAAGAGTCAACTTAGAGCGCCGGCACGGAAATATTAAGGAGGCTGAGGGCCTCTTGTCTGAAGCGATGAAAAACGCTAAAACCGCACACGAGTTTTCGTTTTATGCAATTAAGCTCGCTCGCTTATATTTTAAAATTCAGAAAAATCTGGTAAATGCAAGGAAAGTGTTGAACGATGCCCTTCAGAGAGACAAA GAAAATACACGGCTGTACCTCAACTTAATCGACCTGGAGTTCAGTGGTGATGTGAAGCAGAATGAAAGCAATATCTTGGCACTTTTCGATAAAGTGGTAAAAAGCTCAATGCCCCTGACTACAAGAATTACCTTCTCTCAGAGGAAAGTAGAGTTTTTAGAGGACTTCAGTTCAGATATTAACAA GTTGTTGACCACCTACGATGAGCACCAGAGGCTTTTAAGAGAGCAAGAAATACTAAAAAGGAAAGCGGAGAACGG